TCTGCCCCCGATCCTTGAGGACCGCCATGTTCAGCCGTGATTTGACTATTGCCAAGTACGACGCCGATCTCTTCGCCGCCATGGAGCAAGAAGCCGTGCGCCAGGAAGAGCACATTGAGCTGATCGCTTCGGAAAACTACACCAGCCCTGCGGTGATGGAGGCTCAAGGTTCGGTTTTGACCAACAAGTACGCCGAAGGCTACCCGGGCAAGCGCTACTACGGTGGTTGCGAGTACGTCGACGTGGTTGAGCAGTTGGCCATCGACCGTGCCAAGGAGCTGTTCGGCGCCGATTACGCCAACGTCCAGCCACACGCCGGTTCCCAGGCCAACAGCGCCGTGTACCTGGCCCTGCTGCAAGGCGGCGACACTATCCTGGGCATGAGCCTGGCCCACGGCGGTCACCTGACCCACGGCGCCAGCGTTTCTTCCTCCGGCAAGCTGTACAACGCCGTCCAGTACGGTATCGATGCCAACGGCCTGATCGACTACGACGAAGTCGAGCGCCTGGCGGTCGAGCACAAGCCAAAAATGATCGTGGCTGGGTTCTCTGCCTACTCGCAGATCCTGGATTTCCCACGCTTCCGTGAAATCGCCGACAAGGTCGGTGCCTACCTGTTCGTCGACATGGCCCACGTGGCCGGTCTGGTGGCAGCGGGCGTGTACCCGAACCCAGTGCCTTACGCTGACGTGGTGACCACCACTACCCACAAGACCCTGCGCGGTCCACGCGGCGGCCTGATCCTGGCTCGCGCCAACGCCGAGATCGAGAAGAAGCTCAACTCCGCGGTATTCCCGGGCGCCCAGGGTGGCCCGCTGGAGCACGTGATTGCCGCCAAGGCGATCTGCTTCAAGGAAGCACTGCAGCCTGAGTTCAAGACCTACCAGCAACAAGTGGTGAAGAACGCCCAGGCCATGGCAGCTGTGTTCATCGAGCGCGGTTTTGACGTGGTGTCCGGCGGTACTGAAAACCACCTGTTCCTGCTGTCGCTGATCAAGCAGGACATTTCCGGTAAAGATGCTGACGCTGCCCTGGGCAAAGCCTTCATCACCGTAAACAAGAACTCCGTGCCGAACGACCCACGTTCGCCGTTCGTCACCTCCGGCCTGCGCTTCGGCACCCCGGCTGTGACCACCCGTGGCTTCAAGGAAGCAGAGTGCAAGGAACTGGCCGGCTGGATCTGCGACATCCTGGCTGACCTGAACAACGAAGCCGTGATCGACGCGGTACGTGAGAAGGTCAAGGCCATCTGCAAGAAGCTGCCGGTATACGGCGCTTGATTGCAGTTGCTTGAATGAAAAGCCCGGCTCTTGAGCCGGGCTTTTTTATTTCAATTTGAAATGCATTCAATTGTGGGAGGGGGCTTGCTCCCGATAGCAGTGTGTCAGTCACTTATATGTTTACTGACCCACCGCAATCGGGAGCAAGCCCCCTCCCACAGTTGATCGCATTTCAAGTCAGGATTGGTAGACGCGCTGGAAGCCTTCACGGATCTTGTCCTCCGGCAACTCATCGGCAATAAACACAATCACACTCTCCCGCGCTTCACCCTCGGCCCATTCGGTGTCCCAGTCAAAACCATAGAGTTTCAGCACGCCCTGGAACACCATGCGTCGATCCTCCCCGGCAATATTCAGCACGCCCTTGTAGCGCAGCAGCTGCTTGCCGTGGTCTTCCAGCAGTTCGTTCATGAACTCACTGAGGCGGTCGATATCCAGCGGCTGGTCGGTGCGCAGCACCAGGCTGGAAATACGGTCGACCGATGGCGCAGCGCTGACCGGTCGCAGGCTCATGCCGGCATTGAGGTTGAAGCCGCGCACATCCAGCAACTCAGCCAAGTCGATCTTGCCGTGATCCACCACACGGATCGGCGCACGCCGGTTGATACGGGTCAGGCGCTGGCTGAGGGCGTCGAAGGTGGCGTCGTCCACCAGGTCGCGCTTGCTCACCAGCAGGCGGTCGGCAAAGCCGATCTGGGCCTGGGCGATGGTCTGGGTCAGGTGATGCTCGGCGTGGGCGGCGTCCACCAGGGTAATGATGCCGTCGAGGATGTAGCGCTCGCGCAGTTCTTCGTCGATGAAAAAAGTCTGGGCCACCGGCGCAGGATCCGCCAGGCCGGTGCATTCGATCACCAGCCGGTCAAAGGCGATCTCGCTGCTGTCCAGGCGCTCAAGCAGCAGGTAAAGCGCCTTGGTCAGGTCGGTGTGGATGGTGCAGCACACGCAGCCGTTGGACAGGGTCATGACTTGCACCGGCTCGTCGCCCAAGAGCTGGGTGTCGATGCCGGCGTCACTGAATTCGTTTTCGATCACGGCGATTTTCAAGCCGTGCTCGGCCTTGAGCAGATGGCGCAGCAAGGTGGTCTTGCCGGCACCGAGGAAGCCGCTGAGGATGGTGACGGGGATGGGAGAGGACAAAACTATTCTCCTGATAACTGAATAAACACAAAACAAAAGTGGGAGCAAAGGCCCCTGTGGGAGCTGGCTTGCCTGCGATGCAGACAACTCGGTGCTTCAGTCAGACCGAGGTGATGCTATCGCAGGCAAGCCAGCTCCCACAGAAAGCCCTGCTCCCACAGGGGTATCGCATTGGCCCGCGTTACCGGGTCAACAGCACTTGGGCCCACCCTTGCCGCCGTAACGGGCCTCCTGGCGTTCGCGGAAGAACGCCTTGTAGTCCATCACCGGCTTGTCCGGGTGTTTGGTTTGCATATGCTCGACGTAGGTGTCGTAGTCGGGCATGCCGACCATCAGGCGCGCAGCCTGACCGAGGTATTTACCGAGGCGACTGATGTCATTGAACATAGTGGCAATCCTCGCTTATGCGTCCGGTACGGCCTGGAATGGCGCTTCTTTATCCGTACGCTCTTTGTTGCCCCAGGCGGCTACGCCGACTTTGAGCGCATAGAACAGGATGCTGAATACCACGAACAGGAACAGCGCCGTCAGCGTTGCGTTGGTGTAGGCGTTCCAGATCACATGCTGCATCTGGTCGATGCTCTTGGCCGGGGCGAGGATCTGACCGTTGGCCAGGGCATCGCTGTATTTCTTGGCCAGCGACAGGAAGCCGATCGCCGGGTTGGCGTCGAACAGCTTGATGAAGCCTGCGGTGGTGGTGCAGATCAGCAGCCAGACGGCCGGCAACATGGTCACCCAGATGTAGCGCTGGCGCTTCATTTTGATCAGCACAACGGTCGCCAGCATCAGCGCGATACCCGCCAGCATCTGGTTGGAGATACCGAACAGCGGCCACAAGGTGTTGATGCCACCCAGTGGGTCGATCACGCCCTGGTACAGCAGGTAACCCCACATGGCCACGCAACCGGCCGTCGCGATCAGGTTGGCGGTCCAGGACTCGGTGCGTTTGAGCGCAGGCACGAACGAACCGAGCAGGTCTTGCAGCATGAAACGACCGGCACGGGTACCGGCATCCACTGCGGTGAGGATGAACAGCGCTTCGAACAGGATCGCAAAGTGGTACCAGAACGCCATGGTGTTTTCACCCGGCAGCACACTGTGCAGGATCTGTGCGATACCGACCGCCAGCGTCGGCGCACCGCCGGCACGCGCCAGAATGGTGGTTTCACCGATATCGTGGGCAACGGCCGACAGCGCTTCAGGGGTAATTGCAAAGCCCCAACTGCTGACGGTTTGCGCCACGGTGACCACGTCAGTACCGACAATCGCCGCCGGGCTGTTCATGGCGAAGTACACGCCAGGCTCGATCACCGAAGCGGCAACCATCGCCATGATGGCCACGAACGACTCCATCAACATGCCGCCGTATCCGATGTAACGGGCGTGGCTTTCACTGGCGAGCAACTTGGGCGTGGTACCCGAAGAGATCAGCGCGTGGAAGCCCGAGACCGCGCCACAGGCAATGGTGATGAACAGGAACGGGAACAGGCCGCCCTTCCACACCGGGCCAGTGCCGTCGATGAACTGGGTCAGTGCTGGCATTTTCAGGTCAGGCATGGTGACCAGGATGCCGATCGCCAGAGCGATGATGGTGCCGATTTTCAGGAACGTCGACAGGTAGTCACGCGGCGCCAGGATCAGCCAAACCGGCAGAACAGCGGCAACGAAGCCGTAGCCGATCAGCATCCAGGTGATCTGGATCCCGGTGAAGGTGAAGGCTTTGGCCCAGACCGGGTCAGCGGCAATCTGCCCGCCCAGCCAGATCGAACCCAGCAGCAACAGCACGCCGATGATCGAAATTTCACCGATGCGGCCCGGGCGGATGTAGCGCATGTAGATGCCCATGAACATCGCAATCGGGATGGTCGCCATCACCGTAAAGATGCCCCATGGGCTCTCGGCCAGGGCCTTGACCACGATCAGCGCCAGCACCGCGAGGATGATGATCATGATCAGGAAGCAGCCAAACAGGGCGATGGTCCCGGGAATGCGGCCCATCTCTTCGCGAACCATGTCACCCAGGGAACGCCCGTTGCGACGAGTGGACAGGAACAGGATCATGAAGTCCTGCACCGCACCCGCCAGCACCACACCGGCAATCAGCCACAGAGTGCCGGGCAGGTAACCCATCTGCGCCGCCAGCACCGGACCGACCAACGGGCCTGCACCGGCAATCGCCGCAAAGTGGTGACCGAAAAGGATATGTTTGTTGGTCGGCACATAGTCCAAACCGTCGTTATTGACCACTGCGGGGGTGGCCCGCCGAGGGTCGAGTTGCATCACGTTATTGGCGATGAACAGACTGTAGTAACGGTACGCAACCAGATAGATGGCCACAGCAGCGACCACAATCCACAAGGCGTTGATCGCCTCGCCGCGGCGCAAGGCCACTACGCCAAGGGCGCACGCTCCTACGATTGCCAGCACCAGCCAGGGTAGGTGGCGTAGCAGGCTATTATTATTTTTCATTTTTGTATTCCAGCCAGGGTGGACAGAAAGGACAGCCAGCCCGAGTTTAGCGCTGTTGGCCTCAAAGACCAGCCCCCTACGTTGGTCTAGAGCCTTCTATGCGGCAAAAAAACGAAATAAATGCCAAATGATGGCGCAAGGCTACAATCCTCCTATCCACCGAGGACTTCACCATGACTGAGCAACCGTCTGATCGCCGCCGTTTTCGCCGGATTGCTTTTGATGCCAAAACCGAAATTCGGCAAAACGGATGGGATTTTCCGGTGAAACTGGTGGATCTCTCGCTAAAGGGTCTACTGGTCGAGCGCCCCGAAGATTGGAAGGGGAACAAGGCGCTGCCGTTCGACGTAGACATACGCCTGGATCCGAAAGCGCATATAAAGATGCAAGTGAAGCTGAGCCACGAGGATAAGGGGCAGTTGGGCTTCGTGTGCCAACATATCGATCTGGATTCGATCAGCCATTTGCGGCGACTGATTGAGTTGAACCTGGGGGATGAGGAAGAGCTACACAGAGAGCTGGCGGCATTGCTGGAAATCTAGAAGCCAACACAACTCAAATGTGGGAGGGGGCTTGCTCCCTCCCACATTGGTTTCGCGGTGTCGCTGGCTACTCGAACAGTGCATCCAACGCCTGCTCCAGGCGCGTCACCCCAATCACCTGCAAACCTGCCGGCATTTCCTTCGGCGCATTGCCCTTGGGCACGATCGCCCGCTTGAACCCATGCTTGGCCGCCTCCTTCAACCGCTCCTGCCCACTGGGCACCGGGCGGACTTCGCCCGACAGGCCGACCTCACCAAACACCAGCAGATCATGGGGCAGCGGCCGATTGCGCAGGCTGGACATCACCGCCGCCATCAGCGCCAGGTCGGAGGCGGTCTCCAGCACCTTGACCCCGCCCACTACGTTAAGGAAAACATCCTGGTCATGGGTCGGAATGCCGCCGTGACGGTGCAATACCGCCAGCAACATCGCCAGACGGTTCTGGTCCAGGCCCAGCGTGACCCGCCGCGGGTTGGCCAAATGGCTGTCATCCACCAGCGCCTGGACTTCCACCAGCATGGGCCGGGTACCCTCCCACGTCGCCATCACCACACTGCCCGGGACTTCTTCCTGGGCCCGAGTGAGAAAAATCGCCGAGGGGTTGGAGACTTCTTTCAGTCCACGGTCAGTCATGGCGAACACACCCAGCTCGTTCACGGCGCCAAAGCGGTTTTTTACCGCCCGCAGCAAACGCAGGCGGCCATCGGACTCACCTTCGAAATACAGCACGGTATCCACCATGTGCTCCAACACCCGTGGCCCGGCCAGCGCGCCTTCCTTGGTCACATGGCCGACCAGGAAGATCGCCGTGCCGCTCTGCTTGGCGTAGCGCACCAACAGCGCCGCACTCTCGCGCACCTGGGACACGCCGCCCGGTGCCGATTGCAGTTGCTCGGTGAAAATCGTCTGGATCGAGTCAATTACCATGACCTTGGGCTTTTCGATCCGCGCCGTGGCGATGATGCTTTCGATGCAGGTTTCGGTCATGACCCGCAACTGGTCCTGGGGCAGGCCCAAACGGCGGGCGCGCATGGCCACTTGCTGTTGGGATTCTTCGCCGGTGACGTACAGCGCCGGCATACGGCTGGCGATGCTGCACAGGGTTTGCAAGAGGATGGTCGACTTGCCGATGCCCGGGTCACCGCCGATCAGCACCACCGAACCATCGACCAGGCCACCGCCAAGTACGCGGTCCAGTTCGCCGGACGCGGTGGAGAAACGCGGGATCTCTTCGACGCTGACCTCGGCCAGGGTCTTGATCTGTGCCTGTTGCCCGGTCCAGCCGGCGCGGCCGGTAGGAGCTGCGGCACCACCGCTTTCAATCATGGTTTCAGTCAGGGTGTTCCACGCACCGCATTCGGAGCACTGGCCCGCCCATTTGGGAAAGGTCGCGCCGCACTCCGTGCAGCCGTACATGCGCTTGGCCTTTGCCATGTGAGAACCTCCAACCGAAAAACCGCGATGATAGCTCAGCGCGACGCCGGGGTCCGGATTTCGCCACTGGCCAAACGTGAAGCACTGTTACCGACGGGATCCTCGGCGTTCAGGTCTGCGCCTTTGGCTTGCAGTTCACCCAGCAACTCGACGCGTTTGAACAGCCCGGCGTACATGGCGGCAGTCTGTCCCGCGCCATTGCGTTGGTCCGGGTTGCAGTCGGTGGCCAGCAGGCGCTGGGCGATTTTCAGCTCACCCTTGAAGATTGCGCCCATCAGCGCCGTGTTGCCGCGTTTGTCCTGTACGCAGGCGTTGGCACCCGCGTCGAGCAGACGCTCCACGTACGAGCCCTGGCCGTGATAAGCGGCGAGAATCAGTGCGGTGTAGCCTTTGTCATCCTGGGTGTTGAGGCTGTAGCCGGAGTCGATAAAGGTGTTGAGCATGTCGAGGTCGCCACGGCGAGCGGCGTCGAAGTAGTAATCCTGCAACTGGGCTTTGAGCGCCACCGGGTCGGGAGACTCCGCATGGGCGACAAAGGCCAGCATGGCCATCAGTAAACCGATAGAGATACGCATAGGGGCTTCTCCTGCCAAAGGTCGACGCCCGTAGAGGCGCCGACCGCAACCAACGAATCAGTCAGTCAGTTTTTCCGCCAGCGCCTTCACGCGAGCCAGATCACCTTTGGCCACCTTGGTCACGCCGGTGCCGTATTCCGGATCAGCCTTGTAAAGGAACGACAGGATGATGTGCTTGCTCTCGTCATCGGTGGTGGCCAGCGAGCCGCCGAAATTGTCGATCAAGTCCTGACGCTCTTTCTTGGTGTAGGAGCGGTACAGGTCACCGGCCTGTTTGAAGTTCTGCTCGCGCTGGATCTTCGCCTGCTGGGTGCTGCCCGACAGCGGCGACTGGCTGTAGCGCGCGGTTTGCGGCTCTTCGCGTGGCAACAGCCGGCTTGGCTGGTAGTTCACGCCGGTGGTGGTTTTGCCGAAGTTCATCGCACCGTCCTGGTTACCGTTGTTGACGGTGACCCGTGGAGCGTTGATCGGCAGTTGCAGGGCGTTCGCACCCAAGCGGTACATTTGCGTATCGGCATAGGAGAACACCCGGCCTTGCAGCAGGCGGTCTTCCGACGGCTCGATGCCCGGCACCAGGTTGGCAGGCGCCATCGCGACTTGCTCGGTTTCCTGGAAGACATTGGCCGGGTTGCGATTGAGCACCATCTGCCCGACTTTACGCTCAGGTACATCCGGCCAGATCTTGGTGGCATCCAGGGGGTCGAAATCAAACTTGGCCAAGTCCTCGGGCTTGAGCACTTGCACATACAAGTCCCACTTGGGGAAGTCGCCCTTGTTGATATGGGTGACCAAATCGTTGGTCATATGACTGTAGTCACGACCCTGTACTTCGGTGACTTGCTTGGGATCCAGGTTCTTGATGCCTTGCAGGCTCTTCCAGTGGAACTTGACGTAGTGCACTTCGCCCTTGGCGTTGATCAACTTGTAGGCATGTACGCCATTACCGTCCATCTCGCGGTAACTGGCCGGTGTACCGGAGTCCGAGTACAACTCGGTCAAAGTACGCGTGGCTTCGGGAACATGGGAGAAGAAGTCGAAACGGCGCGAGTCGTCATCCAGGTTGGTGCGTGGGTCGGGTTTGAAGGCATGGACCATATCCGGGAACTTGATGGCATCGCGGATAAAGAAGGTCGGAAAGTTATTGCCGACCAGGTCCCAGTTACCTTCGGCGGTGTAGAACTTGGTAGCAAAGCCCCGTGGGTCACGCAGGGTTTCAGGGGAATGGTTGCCGTGGACGACCGCCGAAAAGCGTACGAACACTGGCGTGGTTTCACCGGCGGCGAACACCTTGGCCTTGGTCAGGTCGCTGAGGTTGTCGGTCACCGTGAAGGTGCCATGGGCGCCCGTACCGCGGGCATGTACCACACGCTCGGGGATGCGTTCGCGGTCAAAGCGCTGCAACTTCTGGATCAGCTGAACGTCCTGCAACAATACCGGGCCGTTCGCTCCGGCCGTTTGCGAGTTCTGGTTATCACCGACGTTGGCCCCGTTATCGCGGGTCAGGTTGGCGGCTTGCACGGAGAGGGACAGCAGGCTTGCGGTCACCAGTGCCAGCGCGTGACGCGCGGACACGGGCCTGCGGCGGATTGGAGTGTTCATCGAGGTTTCCTCTGGTTTTTTTAGCGCACATTCTGTTGTGCTTGTCAGAGGCTAGTGACCTGCGACTCAGAAGATAAATAGAAAAACACCACAGGCCCGATTAAGAAAATAATCTGGTAACTGGCCGAAATGACGGGTAATTCGCGCGCGATTGGTGGCACTTTGCAAACTATTTGCGTTTTAATGTGTCGATAAAAATCGACAGTGTTAACAGTTGTGTCGAGCAAGCCTTGTACGACTGAATTACACTGACCTCCACCCTTCTCAACTGTAACAAGGAATAACCTATGGGCGTGATCAGTGAGTTCAAGGCCTTCGCGGTCAAAGGTAATGTGGTCGACATGGCCGTCGGTATCATCATCGGCGCCGCCTTCGGCAAGATTGTTTCCTCGTTTGTAGGCGACGTGATAATGCCGCCTATTGGTCTGCTGATCGGG
This genomic stretch from Pseudomonas synxantha BG33R harbors:
- a CDS encoding PilZ domain-containing protein, encoding MTEQPSDRRRFRRIAFDAKTEIRQNGWDFPVKLVDLSLKGLLVERPEDWKGNKALPFDVDIRLDPKAHIKMQVKLSHEDKGQLGFVCQHIDLDSISHLRRLIELNLGDEEELHRELAALLEI
- a CDS encoding ankyrin repeat domain-containing protein — protein: MRISIGLLMAMLAFVAHAESPDPVALKAQLQDYYFDAARRGDLDMLNTFIDSGYSLNTQDDKGYTALILAAYHGQGSYVERLLDAGANACVQDKRGNTALMGAIFKGELKIAQRLLATDCNPDQRNGAGQTAAMYAGLFKRVELLGELQAKGADLNAEDPVGNSASRLASGEIRTPASR
- the glyA gene encoding serine hydroxymethyltransferase translates to MFSRDLTIAKYDADLFAAMEQEAVRQEEHIELIASENYTSPAVMEAQGSVLTNKYAEGYPGKRYYGGCEYVDVVEQLAIDRAKELFGADYANVQPHAGSQANSAVYLALLQGGDTILGMSLAHGGHLTHGASVSSSGKLYNAVQYGIDANGLIDYDEVERLAVEHKPKMIVAGFSAYSQILDFPRFREIADKVGAYLFVDMAHVAGLVAAGVYPNPVPYADVVTTTTHKTLRGPRGGLILARANAEIEKKLNSAVFPGAQGGPLEHVIAAKAICFKEALQPEFKTYQQQVVKNAQAMAAVFIERGFDVVSGGTENHLFLLSLIKQDISGKDADAALGKAFITVNKNSVPNDPRSPFVTSGLRFGTPAVTTRGFKEAECKELAGWICDILADLNNEAVIDAVREKVKAICKKLPVYGA
- the radA gene encoding DNA repair protein RadA; its protein translation is MAKAKRMYGCTECGATFPKWAGQCSECGAWNTLTETMIESGGAAAPTGRAGWTGQQAQIKTLAEVSVEEIPRFSTASGELDRVLGGGLVDGSVVLIGGDPGIGKSTILLQTLCSIASRMPALYVTGEESQQQVAMRARRLGLPQDQLRVMTETCIESIIATARIEKPKVMVIDSIQTIFTEQLQSAPGGVSQVRESAALLVRYAKQSGTAIFLVGHVTKEGALAGPRVLEHMVDTVLYFEGESDGRLRLLRAVKNRFGAVNELGVFAMTDRGLKEVSNPSAIFLTRAQEEVPGSVVMATWEGTRPMLVEVQALVDDSHLANPRRVTLGLDQNRLAMLLAVLHRHGGIPTHDQDVFLNVVGGVKVLETASDLALMAAVMSSLRNRPLPHDLLVFGEVGLSGEVRPVPSGQERLKEAAKHGFKRAIVPKGNAPKEMPAGLQVIGVTRLEQALDALFE
- the yjiA gene encoding GTPase, which codes for MSSPIPVTILSGFLGAGKTTLLRHLLKAEHGLKIAVIENEFSDAGIDTQLLGDEPVQVMTLSNGCVCCTIHTDLTKALYLLLERLDSSEIAFDRLVIECTGLADPAPVAQTFFIDEELRERYILDGIITLVDAAHAEHHLTQTIAQAQIGFADRLLVSKRDLVDDATFDALSQRLTRINRRAPIRVVDHGKIDLAELLDVRGFNLNAGMSLRPVSAAPSVDRISSLVLRTDQPLDIDRLSEFMNELLEDHGKQLLRYKGVLNIAGEDRRMVFQGVLKLYGFDWDTEWAEGEARESVIVFIADELPEDKIREGFQRVYQS
- the katB gene encoding catalase KatB gives rise to the protein MNTPIRRRPVSARHALALVTASLLSLSVQAANLTRDNGANVGDNQNSQTAGANGPVLLQDVQLIQKLQRFDRERIPERVVHARGTGAHGTFTVTDNLSDLTKAKVFAAGETTPVFVRFSAVVHGNHSPETLRDPRGFATKFYTAEGNWDLVGNNFPTFFIRDAIKFPDMVHAFKPDPRTNLDDDSRRFDFFSHVPEATRTLTELYSDSGTPASYREMDGNGVHAYKLINAKGEVHYVKFHWKSLQGIKNLDPKQVTEVQGRDYSHMTNDLVTHINKGDFPKWDLYVQVLKPEDLAKFDFDPLDATKIWPDVPERKVGQMVLNRNPANVFQETEQVAMAPANLVPGIEPSEDRLLQGRVFSYADTQMYRLGANALQLPINAPRVTVNNGNQDGAMNFGKTTTGVNYQPSRLLPREEPQTARYSQSPLSGSTQQAKIQREQNFKQAGDLYRSYTKKERQDLIDNFGGSLATTDDESKHIILSFLYKADPEYGTGVTKVAKGDLARVKALAEKLTD
- a CDS encoding carbon starvation CstA family protein, with amino-acid sequence MKNNNSLLRHLPWLVLAIVGACALGVVALRRGEAINALWIVVAAVAIYLVAYRYYSLFIANNVMQLDPRRATPAVVNNDGLDYVPTNKHILFGHHFAAIAGAGPLVGPVLAAQMGYLPGTLWLIAGVVLAGAVQDFMILFLSTRRNGRSLGDMVREEMGRIPGTIALFGCFLIMIIILAVLALIVVKALAESPWGIFTVMATIPIAMFMGIYMRYIRPGRIGEISIIGVLLLLGSIWLGGQIAADPVWAKAFTFTGIQITWMLIGYGFVAAVLPVWLILAPRDYLSTFLKIGTIIALAIGILVTMPDLKMPALTQFIDGTGPVWKGGLFPFLFITIACGAVSGFHALISSGTTPKLLASESHARYIGYGGMLMESFVAIMAMVAASVIEPGVYFAMNSPAAIVGTDVVTVAQTVSSWGFAITPEALSAVAHDIGETTILARAGGAPTLAVGIAQILHSVLPGENTMAFWYHFAILFEALFILTAVDAGTRAGRFMLQDLLGSFVPALKRTESWTANLIATAGCVAMWGYLLYQGVIDPLGGINTLWPLFGISNQMLAGIALMLATVVLIKMKRQRYIWVTMLPAVWLLICTTTAGFIKLFDANPAIGFLSLAKKYSDALANGQILAPAKSIDQMQHVIWNAYTNATLTALFLFVVFSILFYALKVGVAAWGNKERTDKEAPFQAVPDA
- a CDS encoding YbdD/YjiX family protein produces the protein MFNDISRLGKYLGQAARLMVGMPDYDTYVEHMQTKHPDKPVMDYKAFFRERQEARYGGKGGPKCC